A single Thunnus thynnus chromosome 6, fThuThy2.1, whole genome shotgun sequence DNA region contains:
- the LOC137185304 gene encoding signal recognition particle subunit SRP68-like, whose translation MLMKKYLEALVSYERLLKYAKEVQSKAKSLNNILKDLPDVQQFIAEVNAEKYSLKAAAILDTDETVEVPSQQQVKDNIPICNHLETFYLDPALVGKQPNPVQDFQPSYIHLWTEFTHIIYFLLFDSKAFVAEGQTHGQEDKNIHCQSTVDVRWIPTLEQMRAPWRAHVVKTQTAPRPLKYLSHPQKRKRRR comes from the exons ATGCTGATGAAGAAGTATCTGGAGGCTCTAGTGTCGTATGAGAGGTTGCTGAAATATGCCAAGGAGGTTCAGTCTAAGGCCAAGAGCCTCAACAACATCCTCAAGGATCTCCCTGATGTTCAACAGTTCATTGCTGAGGTCAACGCTGAGAAGTACTCACTTAAAGCTGCTGCCATTTTAGACACCGATGAGACTGTTGAAGTTCCTTCTCAGCAGCAGGTGAAAGACAACATACCCATCTGCAACCACCTGGAGACCTTCTACCTTGACCCTGCGCTTGTAGGAAAGCAGCCCAATCCGGTCCAGGACTTTCAGCCTTCCTACATACACTTGTGGACTGAATTTACACATATAATCTATTTCCTGCTATTTGATAGCAAAGCATTCGTTGCTGAAGGACAGACACACG GccaagaagacaaaaacatccacTGTCAAAGTACGGTGGACGTACGGTGGATACCAACGTTGGAGCAGATGAGGGCCCCATGGAGGGCACACGTGGTCAAAACACAGACGGCACCACGTCCACTAAAG TATCTGAGTCATCCtcagaagaggaaaagaagaagatga
- the LOC137185242 gene encoding uncharacterized protein: MAHTLITSKLAYCLPAFYPFSFAQGLRRRHVDMIEDGVCGSTTSITKVYDILCFSCISAIKRLERRKKIGGRHAFVVINESKFHHKRKYNHGRSGRTWRRTHSWVFGMLEVEATLRRPILKLVRHRSRRSLLAIIWKYAVGGSHILSDCWRAYNTLQQQGFIHSQVNHRRFFVHPQTSAHTQHLERAWHTYKEELYHYRGNLSKQSFQGSLKVIEWNYWLGKEHRHGPLGRLFHDLRKDYKV, encoded by the exons ATGGCCCACACCCTAATAACCTCAAAACTGGCATATTGTTTACCAGCATTTTATCCTTTCAGTTTTGCTCAAGGTCTCAGGAGAAGACATGTAGACATGATTGAAGATGGTGTTTGCGGAAGTACTACCTCAATTACAAAGGTTTATGACATTCTTTGCTTCTCCTGCATCAGTGCCATTAAACGtctggagaggagaaaaaagatcGGTGGTCGACATGCTTTTGTCGTCATCAATGAAAGCAAATTTCATCACAAAAGAAA GTACAACCATGGACGATCTGGAAGGACATGGAGAAGAACCCATTCATGGGTCTTTGGGATGCTGGAGGTGGAGGCCACACTCCGAAGGCCAATACTGAAATTGGTCAGACACCGCTCCAGAAGGAGTCTGCTAGCCATTATATGGAAGTATGCTGTAGGTGGTAGTCATATTCTAAGTGACTGCTGGAGAGCATACAacactctgcagcagcagggttTCATTCACTCTCAGGTGAACCACAGGAGGTTCTTTGTTCACCCGCAAACAAGTGCGCACACCCAACACCTGGAACGTGCGTGGCACACATACAAAGAAGAGCTGTATCACTACAGGGGCAATTTAAGCAAACAGTCCTTTCAAGGAAGTCTAAAGGTCATTGAGTGGAACTACTGGCTGGGAAAAGAACACAGACACGGACCACTTGGCCGCTTATTTCATGACCTCAGAAAAGACTACAAGGTGTAA